Sequence from the Kineosporia succinea genome:
GCTTGCGCCCACCTTCGGCGGCATCAACCTGGAAGACATCTCGGCGCCGCGCTGCTTCGAGATCGAGCGCCGTCTGCGGGAGCGGCTCGACCTGCCGGTGTTCCACGACGACCAGCACGGCACCGCGGTGGTGGTGCTCGCCGCGCTCACCAACGCGGCTCGCGTCACCGGCCGTGCGCTCGCGGACCTGAAAACCGTCGTGGCCGGTGCGGGCGCCGCCGGAGTGGCCATCGCCGCCATCCTGCAGGGGGCGGGCGTCGAAGACGTCGTGGTCTGCGACAGCCGCGGTGTCCTGGTGCCCGGCCGTGAGCGGCAGCCGGGCTACAAGGAAGAACTGGCCGCGCGCACCAACCCGCGCCGCCTGGCCGGGGGCCTCGAGGTGGCGATGGCCGGTGCGGACGTCTACATCGGGGTCAGCGGCGGGCAGGTGCCGGAGGCCGTGGTGGCCTCGATGGCACCCGGCGCGATCGTCTTCGCCCTGGCCAACCCCACCCCCGAGGTGCATCCCGACCTGGCCCACCGGTACGCGGCCGTGGTCGGCACGGGGCGCAGCGACTTCCCCAACCAGATCAACAACGTCCTCGCCTTCCCGGGCATCTTCCGCGGCGCCCTCGACGTGCGGGCCACGGCGATCACCGAGGGCATGAAGCTCGCCGCCGCGGCCGCCATCGCCGGCTGCGTCGACGAGCCGACCGCCACCGAGGTGGTGCCGAGCGTGTTCGACGAGCGGGTCGCGGGTGCGGTGGCCGAGGCCGTGGCGCGCACAGCGCGTGACGAGGGGGTTGCCCGGGTGGGTTCAAGTCGGGCTTGAGCGGCAATTGCGGGGCAAGCGGTTGCATAAGGTTGCCCGGGCGAGGAAGAGTTCGCATCACACGTCGGCTCACACCCTGCGAAGGCTCATGGACGAGAATCGACCGGTCGTATCCGGAGCACCTCGGGAAGACTCCTTCGACACTGCTGTGCGGGGGTTCAACCGCCAGCAGGTCATGGAGTACATGGCCCGCACGCACGAGTTGCTCACCACGCTCGAGCGTCAGCTCGCGGTCGCGCGCGCCGACGGCCAGCGGGCCCGCGCGGGGGCGGAGGCCGCGGTCGCCGAGGCCGAGAGGCTCCGGGCCCAGGTCGAGGAACTCAACAGCGTCCCCAAGCCGCAGCCGGTGCACGCCGAGCTCAGCGACCGGATGGCCCAGATCCTGCGGCTGGCCAACGAAGAGGCCGAGCAGGAGCGGTCGCGGGCAAGTGACGAG
This genomic interval carries:
- a CDS encoding NAD(P)-dependent malic enzyme is translated as MTTTEGTSPARRARGTTVDLTTPVFALHEGGKIETTLRTPLSSRAELSLAYTPGVAEVCLAIAERPELLDVYTGRGNTVAVVSDGTAVLGLGDIGPGGAMPVMEGKAMLFKHFGGVNAVPICLDTTDPDEIVDTVARLAPTFGGINLEDISAPRCFEIERRLRERLDLPVFHDDQHGTAVVVLAALTNAARVTGRALADLKTVVAGAGAAGVAIAAILQGAGVEDVVVCDSRGVLVPGRERQPGYKEELAARTNPRRLAGGLEVAMAGADVYIGVSGGQVPEAVVASMAPGAIVFALANPTPEVHPDLAHRYAAVVGTGRSDFPNQINNVLAFPGIFRGALDVRATAITEGMKLAAAAAIAGCVDEPTATEVVPSVFDERVAGAVAEAVARTARDEGVARVGSSRA